A portion of the Parambassis ranga chromosome 22, fParRan2.1, whole genome shotgun sequence genome contains these proteins:
- the chmp3 gene encoding charged multivesicular body protein 3, which yields MGLFGRTPEKPPKDLVNEWSQKVRKEIRLIDRQIRDIQREQEKVKRSIKDAAKKGQKDVCVVLAKEMIQSKRAVTKLYASKAQMNSVLLSMKNQLAVLRVAGSLQKSTEVMKAMQSLVKVPEIQATMRELSKEMMKAGIIEEMLEDTFESMEDGEEMEEAATEEVDRILFEITAGALGKAPSKVTDALPEMEPAGATAASEDEEEEDIEAMQSRLAALRS from the exons ATGGGTCTGTTCGGCAGAACACCGGAGAAACCACCAAAAGACCTG GTCAATGAATGGTCTCAGAAAGTTAGGAAGGAAATAAGGTTGATTGACAGACAAATTCGAG ATATTCAAAGAGAACAGGAAAAAGTCAAACGATCCATCAAAGATGCTGCCAAAAAGGGCcagaaagatgtgtgtgtggtccttgCAAAGGAGATGATACAGTCAAAACGGGCTGTCACAAAACTTTATGCTTCCAAAGCCCAAATGAACTCCGTGCTTCTTAGCATGAAGAATCAacttg CGGTACTACGTGTAGCAGGGTCCCTTCAGAAGAGCACAGAGGTCATGAAAGCCATGCAGAGTCTTGTCAAAGTCCCAGAGATCCAGGCCACCATGAGGGAATTATCAAAAGAAATGATGAAG GCTGGTATCATTGAAGAGATGCTGGAAGACACATTTGAGAGCATGGAAGACGgagaagagatggaggaggcaGCAACAGAGGAAGTTGACAGGATTCTCTTTGAGATCACAGCAG GTGCCCTTGGCAAAGCACCAAGCAAAGTCACAGACGCCCTACCTGAAATGGAGCCTGCTGGAGCCACCGCAGCCTCagaagacgaggaagaggaagatatTGAAGCAATGCAGTCAAGATTGGCAGCTCTGAGGAGCTAA
- the hspa4l gene encoding heat shock 70 kDa protein 4L, whose protein sequence is MSVVGIDVGFQNCYIAVARSGGIETIANDYSDRCTPAVVSLATKNRMIGNAAKSQIITNFKNTVHGFKKFHGRAFDDPIVQEEKPKLPYSLCKLANGNTGIKVRYLDEDKVFTVEQITGMLLTKLKETSEGALKKPVVDCVISVPSFFTDAERRSVFDATQIAGLNCLRLINDTTAVALAYGIYKQDLPNPEERPRNVVFVDMGHSSFQVSITAFNKGKLKVLATAFDLSLGGRNFDEALVDYFCEEFKGKYKINVRDNPRALLRLHQECEKLKKLMSANSSDLPLNIECFMNDIDVSSRMNRVQFEEMCTQYLRKVEMPLKAAFEQSKLSRDDIYAVEIVGGATRIPAIKERIVKFFCKEVSTTLNADEAVARGCALQCAILSPAFKVREFSITDVVPFPITLRWKSPTDDGLGECEVFSKNHAAPFSKVITFHKKEPFDLEAFYSSPHDLPYPDHRIGCFSVQNVVPQPDGDSSKVKVKVRVNVHGIFSMSSASLIEKQKGESEDMQIDSEPMVQNDNRAEEQNKMQVDQEGQSQGDQQNEDNSSKEGAAGEKQEPAAGGSKPKVKVKSIDLPIMASNIRQLDSDVLTSFVEYERQMITQDKLVKELNDAKNAVEEYVYDLRDKLCGIYEKYITEEDSSQLTLMLEDTENWLYEDGEDQPKQVYEEKLDALKRLGQPIQDRHREHEDRPRAFEELGKKLQLYMKFVDSYKQRDERFMHLSAEEVKTAEKCVSECMTWMNSKMNMQNKLAITQDPIVKVADIIAKLQELEDVCNPVLNRPKPTVEEAPEVNDQSSSAHNGPTAKQGAEAKGDAKGSQQTKPGTKEMEVD, encoded by the exons ATGTCAGTGGTAGGCATTGATGTGGGTTTCCAAAATTGTTACATCGCTGTGGCCAGGAGCGGTGGCATAGAAACCATTGCCAATGATTACAGTGACAGATGCACACC GGCTGTTGTGTCTTTGGCCACCAAAAATCGCATGATTGGAAATGCAGCCAAAAGTCAA atCATAACCAACTTCAAAAACACAGTTCATGGCTTCAAAAAGTTCCATGGCCGAGCATTTGATGACCCCATTGTCCAAGAAGAAAAACCCAAACTGCCTTACAGCTTATGTAAGCTGGCCAATGGGAACACTGGAATTAAG GTTCGTTATTTGGACGAGGATAAAGTGTTCACGGTGGAGCAAATCACCGGCATGTTGTTAACCAAACTGAAGGAGACTTCCGAGGGTGCCCTGAAGAAGCCCGTGGTGGACTGTGTCATCTCT GTCCCAAGTTTTTTCACGGATGCCGAGAGGCGGTCAGTGTTTGATGCGACTCAAATTGCAGGGCTGAATTGTCTACGGCTAATTAATGACACCACTGCAG TTGCTTTGGCGTATGGGATCTACAAACAAGACCTTCCTAATCCAGAAGAAAGGCCAAGAAATGTGGTGTTTGTGGACATGGGCCATTCATCATTCCAGGTCTCCATCACCGCCTTCAACAAAGGGAAACTCAAG GTTCTTGCCACAGCGTTTGACCTGAGCCTTGGTGGGCGTAATTTTGATGAGGCGCTGGTGGATTACTTCTGCGAAGAGTTCAAGGGCAAATACAAGATCAATGTGAGGGACAACCCGAGGGCGTTGCTGCGACTGCATCAGGAGTGCGAAAAACTGAAAAAGCTCATGAGCGCCAACTCGTCTGACCTGCCTCTGAACATAGAGTGCTTCATGAATGACATTGATGTTTCCAGCAGAATGAACAG GGTGCAATTTGAAGAAATGTGTACTCAATATCTGAGGAAAGTGGAGATGCCACTGAAAGCAGCCTTTGAACAATCAA AGTTGAGTCGGGATGATATCTATGCAGTGGAGATAGTTGGAGGAGCCACAAGAATCCCGGCCATCAAAGAAAGGATCGTCAAGTTTTTCTGCAAAGAAGTCAGCACCACACTCAATGCAGACGAAGCTGTAGCACGAGGCTGTGCACTTCAG TGTGCAATTTTGTCTCCAGCATTTAAAGTGCGTGAATTCTCCATTACTGATGTGGTTCCCTTTCCCATCACTCTGCGCTGGAAGTCACCAACAGATGATGGACTTGG AGAGTGTGAGGTGTTCAGTAAGAATCATGCTGCTCCTTTTTCCAAAGTGATCACCTTCCACAAGAAGGAACCCTTTGACCTGGAGGCCTTCTACAGCAGCCCTCACGATCTCCCCTACCCAGACCACAGGATAG GCTGCTTTTCAGTACAGAATGTGGTTCCTCAACCAGATGGAGACAGCTCTAAAGTGAAGGTCAAAGTGCGGGTCAATGTCCATGGTATCTTCAGCATGTCCAGTGCCTCTTTGATCGAGAAGCAGAAAGGAGAATCAGAGGACATGCAAATTGACTCTGAGCCAATGGTGCAGAATGAcaacagagcagaggagcag AACAAAATGCAGGTGGATCAGGAAGGCCAGAGCCAGGGGGACCAGCAGAATGAGGACAACAGCAGTAAG GAAGGGGCAGCTGGAGAAAAGCAGGAACcggcagcaggaggaagcaAACCTAAAGTCAAGGTGAAGAGTATTGATCTTCCCATCATGGCAAGCAACATCCGACAGCTCGACAGTGATGTCCTCACTAGCTTTGTGGAGTATGAG CGTCAAATGATTACTCAGGACAAACTGGTGAAAGAGCTGAATGATGCTAAAAACGCAGTGGAGGAGTATGTGTATGATTTGCGGGACAAACTATGTGGGATTTATGAAAAGTACATTACTGAGGAG GACAGCAGCCAGTTGACGCTGATgctggaggacacagagaaCTGGCTGTATGAGGACGGAGAGGACCAGCCCAAACAAGTCTATGAGGAGAAACTAGATGCACTTAAG AGGTTGGGTCAGCCCATTCAGGACCGGCACAGAGAGCATGAGGACAGGCCGAGGGCTTTTGAAGAGCTGGGAAAGAAACTGCAGCTCTACATGAAGTTTGTAGATTCCTACAAACAGAGG GATGAGAGATTCATGCATTTGAGTGCCGAGGAAGTAAAAACTGCGGagaagtgtgtgagtgaatgtatgacctggatgaacaGCAAGATGAACATGCAGAACAAACTCGCTATCACCCAAGATCCCATTGTAAAAGTAGCAGACATCATTGCCAAACTGCAG GAGCTGGAGGATGTGTGTAATCCAGTGCTCAACAGGCCAAAGCCCACAGTGGAGGAGGCCCCTGAAGTGAATGATCAAAGCAGCAGCGCTCATAATGGGCCGACAGCAAAGCAAGGAGCAGAAGCAAAGGGAGACGCAAAGGGAAGCCAGCAGACAAAGCCTGGCACCAAAGAGATGGAGGTGGACTAA